From one Gracilibacillus salinarum genomic stretch:
- a CDS encoding small, acid-soluble spore protein, alpha/beta type → MSRRRGIMSDHFKEELAKELGFYDTVQRDGWGGITARDAGNMVKRAVQMAEESLQKDKV, encoded by the coding sequence ATGAGTAGAAGACGTGGGATCATGTCGGATCATTTTAAAGAAGAGCTTGCTAAAGAATTAGGTTTTTACGACACTGTACAAAGAGATGGTTGGGGTGGTATTACCGCACGGGATGCCGGTAATATGGTGAAAAGAGCAGTACAAATGGCAGAAGAGAGTTTACAAAAGGACAAAGTCTAA